From the genome of Trichosurus vulpecula isolate mTriVul1 chromosome 6, mTriVul1.pri, whole genome shotgun sequence:
GATGCTTGGGTGCTGGACACGGGGCTGCCCTTTGTCCTGTTAACCTCGAGTCAAGGCTCTGGGGTGGCAGTCTTCCCAAGCAGGGCTCCGGGGCATCTCCCATCCCTCACTGCCCTGGCCCCGCCAGGTTCCAGATCGATTTCCAGTGTGGTTGTAGCCTGCAGCCCCGGCCAGACATCGCCTTTCATTTTAACCCTCGATTCTACACCAATAAGCCCCATGTCATCTGCAACACCCTGCACCGGGGACGATGGCAGAGGGAGGCACGCTGGCCTGAGCTGGCCCTGGGCAAAGGGGACactttcctgatcctcttccTCTTTGGAAATGAGGATGTGAAGGTAATGAATAGATGAAGAGCGGTGGAGAGTCCTGGGCTGTCCTCAGtcggggagggaggaagagggaggggtgaagaagaggaggaagaggagggaaggagggagggaagaagagggggaaggagtgaaggggaaagaaaataagaggagaagaggagagaaggggggagggaagaagagggagaaggagcaaagtggaaagaagagaggaggaggaagaggagggaaaggggagggaggaggagggagagaggaagagggaggagggaaggaaaaggaggccaGGATATctagaaaaaagagggagaagaaggaagggcatCATAGactaggggagaggggagggggaattttTTTCATATCCAACACTTGCAGCTGAGATCCTTCCCAGAAGATCAGAGGTTCCTGATCAGCCCATTCCTAATCCTAACAGTGAAGAGGTGGGTGGGAGCTGGCAGGGGGTAGAGAGAGCCTGGGCCATCTTTCTCTCCAGGTGAGCGTGAATGGCCGCCACTTCCTCCACTACCCCTACCGGCTCCCACTGTCGAGAGTGGACACCCTGGGCATTTATGGCCATATTTTTGTGAAAGCTGTTGGATTCCTGAATAGTAATGTAACTATCTCTGGGAACCCAGGCAATGGGACTGACTATCCTACAGACCTGGGTGGGCAGGCCAGGGTTTTCTGGCTCTAGCTGGGAGGTATTCAGGGAGAGAAGTCGAAAACCTTATTACATAATTGCAGAGACACAGGATGATTTACAGGGGAGAGACGGGAAGGGGAACGGGAAGCTGGGTAGAGCAGGTGGCTTCTTGGGCATTGATGGGCCCTGTGGGCACAAAGGAAAAAGACTAGACCCCCCTGTGTATCAGGTAGCAAATCGTCACCCTGGGCAGTATAAGCCCCAATACATGGAAAAAACCGCTAGACTCTCTAAAGCAGCCACATGGGGATGTTTGCTGGCCACAGCAcccctctttgtctttctgtggaCAGCCCTTTGTGGAGGGTGGAACAGAGTACCCGGCTGGACATGTGAGTATAAAGGGGGCTTCCGAGGGTTTGTTGTTCTTTAATGAGGGACCTTGAGAAGCTGGCTGTGCTCCCTCTGCTCCCTGAGCTGCTCCCTCTCCAAGTCCTTCCCACCCTGTGCTCTCCAGGGTGGGGAAGGACCTGAgccttgaggacagggaagggggagggggaggttacTGCGTGCAAAGGGTGATCAatgcccctccctccttcccacccattcTTAGCTTGCACAAGTCTAGGGATGCCCCTTCCCTTACTGCCTCCGTCCAAGGTCACTCTCCCAGGCCCAGGGTCAGGCAGGCGGAGGCCTGGTCTGGAACTCTGCCTTTTCTGTACCAAAGTCCCTTCTCCTGGATGAGGCCAGACTGGGCTCCCAGAGGAGTTCACCACGAGACTGGGggcatgggggggagggggctggtCAGATAAGGTCGCTGCACTCTCCCCAACTCCTCTTCCCTTGACAGCCTTTTTTACTGAAAAGCTCCAGATTGGTGAGTAAGGCTTTCCTTCGAGCTTTGGGAACCCGCTATTCCTGGGGAGCCAGATGGCTGGGAGCAGGGAGATTCAAGGCTGAAAAGACTTCCACACCAGTTAGGGTTTGAGGGAAAGACCTATGTTTCTTCCCAGCATCCTCCCTTTTCTTGGCAAGAAGCTGGCTACTGCAGGTGAAGCTGTAGAGGGGCTGGTgattggaagctccctgagggcaagggctaCCTTTTGTTTCCATAGCCTCAGCACGAGGCCTGCTGCCCTGCACATATAAATGTGCGCTGAATTCAGAGGGGTGAGGGTGCAAAGGTTTTCTATAAAAACACTTTCTTTGACATGGGCCCAGGGGGCAGACAGCCCTGGTTTTGGGCTTGAGGACCCAGGACCTGGAACTGCCTTTCTTGCTGTCACAGTGGGGATTTGTGGGTAGGAGTAAGAAGCCGTGGTCTTTACTGGAGTGAGGGGAAGGTCATCCTGTTTCCCTTGGGTCAGCTTCTCCTGTGGGGCAGCCTCTAAAGCAGGGCCTCCTGGGATCTCCATAACTCTCCCTTGCCCTTTCAGGCAATTCCCTGCATCTGCCCTCTTCCTAGGGGCCTGTGGCCAGGACAGGTCATCGTGGTGCGGGGCCTCATCTGTCCCAACCCTCAGGAGTAGGTACCAGCAGGATGGAGGGAGTGAGTGGtccaagggagaagagaaggagtgaGTTCCCTGCATGGAGCTTGGTGACCAGGGTGGAGGTGGACAAGTGCTCATGCTGGGGAAGGGGTGCAGCCAGCTACAGGACAGAAGTTGGGGGAACCTCAGACTTCAGAGCTGGAGCAAGGAGCCAGCCACCCTGACGCCTCTCCCTTAAGATGCTTGATGAGCCCAGGACAATGATGTTAATGACCGACTCTATGAAGCAGATGCTAGgattctccccattttagagatgatgaaagtgaggcctgacaagcccagggtcacacagcagtgaAGCATCTAAGGCTGGATGTGAATCCAGATCTCCCCTAGTCCCGAGGTCAGCACTCCTTCCACGGCCCAGTACTGCCTCCCTCAGAGCCAGGGTGCCCATACTTCCAGGCGCAGGCAGCCAGTCTCCTCTCTCTGGTCCCGGGCTGAGCAGACTGGCCCTGAGAAGCCCAAGCGCTCTGTAGCTGTTTTGAGAGGAAGGTCATTGCCATGCTATGCACAATCCCCTTACCTTTCTTCCAAACCCCCATACTCTTAAACTTGACCCAGCACCCCACCTCCTGGCCCTTGGGGATTGTTATCAGGTCCCTCCTGTTCATCGCCTCTGCTCAGAGGTGACCCTGGGCTCCCATGGGCCGTGCCAGGGCAATCAAGCCAAGAAGCCTTCTGGTGTGGCCCTGGTTTGACTCTGCTTATCCCTTGAAGCCTGGCTATTAGGGACTGAGAGGCGAGGCCACCCCAACTCCCGAGAGGGTCACTGATGTCCCACCAGGGGATGACCTTGGGGAGCCAGccaaagcaccaacatctgcccCGTGGTAGTACAGTGGAAGGCACACTACCTCTGGAGTCAaaggccctgaattcaaatctcacctccaaaacttcctgcctgtgtgaccttggtcaagtcacatcATCTCAgaagggcttcagtttcctcacctgtcaaatggggagagggggagagtaGACTATGAGGTCCCCTCCAAGgtcaaatctatgatcccaagagCCTTCAGCTTCTGCTTCTGCCATCTACCCTTTATCCTGTACCAAAAACACCcaagggggcagggagaaagaacatatcatcatcataattaagTTAATAATTGTTATAAATTATCCAATAATCATCTTTATTATTCACTTTTATTATTATAGCTATCATTCCTATAATATTTTACATACTCTATCTCATGTGACCCTCACAACGACTTTGTCTggactattcccattttagagatgaggacactgaggcggagttggggggaggggggctaaGTGCCCTGCCCAGCAACACACAGCCGAGACagaattggaattcaggtcttcctgactctgagcctagCACTCCATCacttcaccacccagctgccctccaGTGAGAGTTGTTTGCCGTACCCCACCTCGGGGCCTTCCCTGAGGTCTCCAAGGCCTCTCTGGTCTCCCTAGGGAGCCTTTGGTCCAAAGTCCCCGAGTTCCATGGAGGACTCTAGGGTaaaggagggaccttagagagccTCTCAAccacccctctcattttgcaTGGAGAAACCTAGTGAGGAGCAGGGAAGGAACGTGCCCAGGGTCCCATCCATAGGATCTGATGGGACGCTGGAGCCCACCTAGTTTAAAGCCCCTCGTTCTATAGTGGAggacactgaagctcagagaaggaagtggcttactcagggtcacccaggtaggaaacaccagagtcagaatttgaatctcgggccctctgactccaaacacagTGAGTACTCTTCAGCTGTACCCCCTCTGCCTCAAGAAACCCCTACACCCTATTTCACTTTAGCCCCGGCTGGCTCAGGACAGAATGACCCAGACTGTGCAATCAGACACACAGATTCCAAAAGTTGGGAGATATTAATGCTTTTGTGCCTAAAGTGGATGAGCTCTTATAGAaaatcccctcctc
Proteins encoded in this window:
- the LGALS12 gene encoding galectin-12, whose protein sequence is MVVVQGVVPPDAQRFQIDFQCGCSLQPRPDIAFHFNPRFYTNKPHVICNTLHRGRWQREARWPELALGKGDTFLILFLFGNEDVKVSVNGRHFLHYPYRLPLSRVDTLGIYGHIFVKAVGFLNSNPFVEGGTEYPAGHPFLLKSSRLAIPCICPLPRGLWPGQVIVVRGLICPNPQEFTLSLWDDSTHPSLTLEVCFRNRTLAWISPWGRKEPISAPFLFHPQRFFEVLLLCRDNGLKLALNGNAVGAASLGQRSLGCLREFRISGSVELYCVWC